In one window of Brachyhypopomus gauderio isolate BG-103 unplaced genomic scaffold, BGAUD_0.2 sc142, whole genome shotgun sequence DNA:
- the LOC143500366 gene encoding uncharacterized protein LOC143500366 yields the protein MFCPFCGTHFSQLASFCFSCGKSLEFLKEQSEDDVMRFCIGYFNEGHSYDVIVDMMSSLHGVNISLRCLRGCEMRARRRFVRRTYYSMGPNYIWHSDGYDKLKPFGLAISGCIDGFSRKVLWLVCGPTNNNPSVIARNFLSCAQKLGVVPMRLRTDCGTENGLMAAVQCTLRHQHTDYYSGVSSHVYGSSTSNQRIESWWSILRKGRSQFWMELFADLRDAGHFSGSHEHQCLLRFCFGDVVQKDLDECVTLWNSHRIRTSRTASCPGGVPNELYYLPHRFGSRDCGFRVEQTELDGFPEIRQTVNPCGDPNIQEYLDFVMEHRQLQKPSNWETAAQLYLCLKDISQL from the exons ATGTTTTGTCCATTTTGCGGCACCCATTTTAGCCAGTTGGCaagtttttgtttttcatgtgGGAAGTCTTTGGAGTTTTTAAAAGAGCAGTCAGAAGACGACGTAATGCGTTTTTGTATAGGCTACTTCAATGAAGGTCACTCCTATGATGTAATCGTCGATATGATGTCCTCTTTACACGGTGTAAACATTAGTTTGCGGTGTCTTCGAGGATGCGAGATGAGAGCACGCAGAAGGTTCGTCAGAAGGACCTACTATTCAATGGGGCCCAACTATATATGGCATTCTGATGGTTACGACAAACTCAAGCCATTTGGATTGGCCATTTCGGGCTGCATAGATGGGTTTTCACGGAAAGTATTGTGGCTTGTGTGTGGACCAACAAATAATAACCCATCAGTAATCGCTCGCAATTTCCTCTCTTGTGCACAAAAACTTGGTGTTGTCCCCATGAGACTGAGGACCGATTGCGGTACGGAGAATGGCCTTATGGCTGCAGTTCAGTGCACTCTTCGACACCAGCACACCGACTACTACTCAGGAGTGTCTAGTCACGTGTATGGCTCATCCACCAGCAATCAACGCATTGAGTCGTGGTGGTCGATATTGAGAAAGGGAAG GTCTCAGTTCTGGATGGAACTATTTGCTGACCTCAGAGATGCAGGACACTTCAGTGGAAGTCATGAACATCAGTGTTTACTGAGGTTTTGCTTTGGCGATGTCGTACAGAAGGACCTGGATGAATGTGTGACACTGTGGAACAGTCACAGGATTCGAACTTCAAGAACAGCATCATGTCCTGGAGGAGTGCCTAATGAACTTTACTACTTACCACACAG ATTTGGCTCCAGAGACTGTGGCTTTAGAGTTGAACAGACAGAACTGGATGGTTTTCCTGAGATAAGACAGACGGTTAATCCGTGTGGTGACCCAAACATCCAGGAGTACTTGGACTTTGTGATGGAACACAGACAGCTACAAAAGCCAAGCAACTGGGAGACTGCAGCACAACTGTACCTTTGTCTCAAAGACATATCACAgctgtaa
- the LOC143500367 gene encoding G2/M phase-specific E3 ubiquitin-protein ligase-like: MCRTHQNRRHSSKRQCLHRLHSPTYSFAGSSTVADKGKTSLHFRKQIYKNTKNEFTSIETLLPATETLLPVGYRNKFTNGESDGKAEQPCPSYKHFMEYRNSKSKERQAFSCGPKRRSKQERRQVQINIGLMVPHGCDLKPVRGKTLPLLTDPEIEARDLLKQAVQKMRVFYKDMEEGPYVLLYPDCSEVVYVPGTERSFTLAGYKKEIGKTYCKITLFVCLQKHFGEVNVNSESNSDSEIVITTRSRAEFSEADTVVFKPQNQSTPNNRPEDEVEEVKITLPDIITNLSHPIDHGRVSRFNISRSNVWDGAVRGFKRATYSESCDMLVRFTDDAGVFEDGIDAGGPRREFLTLLTNNLKDRPIFDGPAGQRFLVYNANAVREDEYYMAGKMIAVSVVHGGPGPHFLSEELVLYLAGQSSFKGTVDLITDEGIGEALREIESAASVDALRESMLRHSTMLQTAGCLRHVNTLEEKGTIVSDYLRWYIIDRNSCVINRFKEGLSALQFLTALQLYPTLLVPVLCHSEKKLTALQLESLFQPDLSPSGSNRRIREGQTLGYWADYLLDCEEGQAAVCVDDVFMFATGLTSLPPAGLDPLPKIEFLDDSPFPMANTCSNTLKLPLLDSYNEFRTNMDFGIQNSPGFTCY, encoded by the exons ATGTGCcgcacacaccagaacaggcgACACAGTAGCAAAAGGCAATGCCTTCACAGACTCCACAGCCCAACATACAGTTTTGCAGGCTCCAGTACGGTGGCCGATAAGGGCAAAACAAGTTTACATTTTAGGAAACAAatttacaaaaatacaaaaaacgaATTTACAAGTATCGAAACACTTTTACCAGCTACCGAAACACTTTTACCAGTAGGCTACCGAAACAAATTTACAAACGGCGAATCTGACGGAAAGG CTGAACAGCCTTGCCCATCTTACAAACATTTCATGGAGTACAGAAACAGCAAATCAAAAGAAAGACAGGCCTTTAGCTGTGGGCCAAAGAGACGATCAAAACAAGAAAGGAGACAAGTTCAG ATAAACATTGGATTGATGGTACCACATGGATGTGACTTAAAACCTGTGAGAGGAAAAACACTCCCCTTACTTACTGACCCAGAGATAGAAGCACGTGATTTGCTGAAACAAGCTGTTCAGAAAATGAGGGTGTTTTACAAGGACATGGAAGAAGGACCATATGTCCTTTTGTATCCAGACTGCTCTGAGGTGGTCTATGTGCCTGGGACTGAAAGGTCATTCACATTGGCTGGATATAAAAAGGAAATTGGAAAGACGTATTGCAAGATCACTTTGTTTGTGTGCCTGCAAAAACATTTTGGAGAAG TCAATGTTAACTCTGAATCAAACTCTGATTCTGAAATTGTCATCACAACTAGGAGCAGAGCTGAATTCAGTGAGGCTGACACTGTG GTTTTTAAACCCCAGAACCAAAGTACACCAAACAACAGACCCGAAGATGAAGT AGAGGAAGTAAAAATTACACTACCTGATATCATCACAAACCTGTCGCATCCAATTGATCATGGAAGAGTCAGCCGGTTCAACATTTCACGGTCAAATGTCTGGGATGGAGCAGTCCGAGGTTTCAAGCGTGCAACCTATTCAGAAAGCTGTGACATGCTGGTCAGATTTACTGATGATGCTGGTGTTTTTGAAGATGGAATCGATGCAGGTGGTCCAAGACGAGAGTTTCTAACTCTACTAACGAACAATCTGAAAGATCGGCCTATTTTTGATGGACCAGCAGGACAACGTTTTTTGGTCTACAATGCAAATG CTGTCAGGGAGGATGAGTACTACATGGCAGGAAAGATGATTGCAGTTTCAGTGGTGCATGGCGGTCCAGGCCCACATTTCCTATCGGAAGAGCTTGTACTTTACCTTGCAGGGCAGAGTTCATTCAAAGGAACAGTTGATTTAATAACTGATGAAGGAATAGGGGAAGCTTTGCGAGAG aTTGAGAGTGCTGCTTCAGTGGATGCGCTGCGAGAAAGTATGCTAAGGCATAGTACAATGCTACAGACAGCTGGTTGTCTGAGACATGTGAATACTCTTGAAGAAAAGGGAACAATTGTGTCAGACTATCTTCGATGGTATATTATTGACCGCAACTCGTGTGTAATCAACAG ATTTAAAGAAGGTCTTTCAGCCCTTCAGTTTTTGACAGCACTGCAGCTTTACCCTACATTGCTGGTCCCAGTCCTGTGCCACTCAGAGAAGAAACTCACTGCTCTCCAACTTGAGAGTCTTTTCCAACCTGACCTCAGTCCATCCGGGAGCAACAGGAGAATTAGAGAAGGTCAAACGTTGGGTTACTGGGCCGACTATCTTCTTGATTGTGAAG AAGGCcaggctgctgtgtgtgtggatgacgtTTTCATGTTTGCAACTGGACTAACTTCACTTCCCCCTGCTGGATTGGATCCACTGCCAAAGATTGAGTTCCTGGATGATTCACCATTTCCAATGGCAAATACATGCTCAAACACACTGAAATTACCACTTCTGGATTCATACAATGAGTTTAGGACAAATATGGACTTTGGAATTCAGAATTCCCCAGGATTTACATGTTATTAA